The genomic region GCGGAACCGGCATCGGCATGTGTTTCGGTTTTCGGAAAAAGGGTCATTTCTGCTGGTGGACCGTGACACGAGAAAACACGGCGATCGCATCGCTTCGTCGGCAATCGTTCGTGGCGGAAAGGTCAGTCCTTCTTGACGTAATATTCGCCGGTTTTGGGGTCCTGCACCAACGTGCCGTGAGCCCGGTTCTGCGCTTCCTTTTCCGCCTGACGCACGCGCTGTGATACGCGCGAGGCTTCACGCTTGAACGAGCGGTAGCCGTACCAGGCGGCGGCGATGATCAGCAGCAGAAAAATGAGCTGGGGCATGGCCTCAAGTCCTTAAGGTTGCGCATCGGATTGCCGGATCGCGAAGGCCGAAACGCCGGATGTTCCCGAATGTTCATGGAGGGGCGGGAAGCGGCCCGCCCCGCTTTCTGACACCATATCATGGTGAAACGAAGGAATTCAAAGCATTGGTGGGAAAATCGTCGGTGTTTTTCGCCGGAGCGTTGTTTTTCCCACTATTCTTCAAAGACCGTAACGCGCCCAAAGCGCCTTTTCCTCTGCCACCGAAAGCAGGCCGTCGCCAAGATGCGCGGCAATGGAAGCCGGTTCAAGATTTGCGAGCGCCATGTCAACGCCGGGGACCTTGCGTCCCAAAAGGCTGCGCTTCTGTTCAACCAGCTTCAGCTTGACCTTGTCGCCATAGGTCTTGCGCAGAAAGCTTCGCATATCGCCCAGTCCATCGATCAGGCCAAGCTGTTGTGCCTTGATGCCGGTCCAGAACAGCCCCGTGAACAGATCCTGGTCTTCCGCAAGCTTGGCTCCGCGGCGTTCCTTCACCATGTCGATAAAGGTTTCGTGGATTTCAAGCTGCAAGGATTTCAGCCGCTCGATGTCTGCCTTCTTTTCCGGCTGGAAAGGATCGAGCGTCACCTTGTTGGAGCCTGCCGTATAGACGCGGCGTTCCACGCCGATCTTCTTCAAAAGCTCGGGGAAGCCGAACGAGGCCGATACGACACCGATAGAACCGACGATCGATGACGGATCGGCGATGATCTCGTCACCGGCCAGCGCGATCATATAGCCGCCCGAGGCGGCGACATCTTCGACGAAGATGAAAACTTTCTTCTGATGTTCGGCGGCAAGATCACGGATACGCCGGTAGATTAGGCGGGATTGCACTGGCGAGCCGCCCGGCGAGTTGAGCGAAATGGCGACGGCGGGTGCTTCCTTGTCGGTGAACGCCTTTTCGAGGATCGCTGCCGTCGACGCTATGGAAAGCGACGGGCGGAACGCCGAGCCTCCGGACATGATGGCGCCATGCAGTCGCACGACTGGTATCTCGATGGAAACCGGGCGGAAGCGGCGCGGAACAAGACGCGTCAATAAACCGGGCAAGGCAAACTCCTGAACTGAAATCTCTCAGCCGCAATGTAGGGAGCAATATGGGAAACACAAAGAAAACCGCCCGGAAATTTGTTTCCGGGCGGCGGTATTTGTTTCGTCAGGCGCTCTTCGGCCTGGTGACCAGCCGCAGCAGGATATAGCCGCAGATCGCCGACAGGCCCGAGCCCGCCAGCACGCCGATCTTGGTTTCCGCCTGCATGAGGTCGGACGGGAAGGAGAGGAGGCCGATAAAGATGCTCATCGTGAAGCCGATTCCGCACAGGATCGCCACGCCGTAAAGCTGCGTCCACGTGGCGCCAAGCGGCTTTTGCGCAAGTCCGGTCTTGATCGCGAGCCAGGCCGCACCGAAGACGCCAAGCTGCTTGCCGATGAAGAGGCCAAGCATGATGCCAAGCGTAAGCGTATCCCGCATGACCGAAGCGTCGAGGCCGGCAAACGATATGCCCGCATTGGCGAAGCCGAAAACCGGCACGATGATGAAAGCGACGGGCTTGGCCAGCGCATGTTCCAGCACATGCAGCGGCGACGACATGTCGTCAGGCTTTCCGGGGGCGGGTTTCAGCGGGATCATCAGTGCCGTTACCACGCCCGCGACCGTTGCATGAACGCCGGAATTGAGCACGAAGAACCACAGCACCGCGCCGCCGATCAGGTAGGGCAAAAGCTTCATCACGCCCATCCGGTTCATGATGAGCAGGACGATGGCGGCGGCAAAAGCCCCGCCGAGATAGGGCATGGAGATTTCAGCCGTGTAGAAAATGGCGATGATGACGACAGCCGCAAGATCATCCAGAATTGCAAGCGTCGCCAGAAACACCTTGAGGCTCGAGGGAACCCGTGATCCCAGAAGCGACAGAACGCCAAGCGCAAAGGCGATGTCTGTTGCGGAGGGCACGGCCCAGCCGCGCAGCTTGACGGGATCATGCCAGTTGAGCGCCGAGAAGATGATGGCTGGCAGGATGACGCCGCCAGCGGCGGCAATGCCGGGCAGCATGCGGTTTGGCCAGCTTGCCAGCTGTCCGTCGAGAAACTCGCGTTTGATTTCCAGGCCCACGAGAAGGAAGAACACCGCCATCAAGGCATCGTTGATCCAGTGAGAAAGGCTGAGCGGACCGATATAGAGGTGCAGCGCTTCGAAATAGACGTGCGAGAACGGAGAGTTCGCCACGATGAGCGCGAGCGCTGCCGCCACCATGAGGCTGATGCCACCCGCAGATTCGCTATCCAGAAAGCGCCGCATGATTGATACGGGGCGGCTGTTGTTTGAGCTGTGATTCATTGGTTCCCGTTGCCTGCTCTGTCGTTTGTTGTTTCGCTTTTTCGGAAAAGGGCGGCGGGGAGCCGCAGAACGAAAATTGCGGTTTAGAGATATTGGCTGGAATCCACGGTTTCAATCAAAATCGCCCCCCATTGTCCGAAATCGGCGGGTCCGGGCTGCCGGAACTTATGAAATGCTGCCGTGTTATCCGATCCGGGAGGAGACCACGATGGTGCTCACAACTATTGTCGCCCAATTAAGTTGTTCCGAACTCGAGCGCAGTACCGAATGGTTTGCCACGATCTTCGACCGTAACCCGGATGCGCGGCCGATGCAGGGGCTGGCGGAATGGCATCACGGCCCCTCTGCAGGCTTCCAGCTCTACCAGAATCCGGCCGATGCCGGACATGGCACGCTGACACTGATCGTCGGCGATGTGCGCGCCGAACATGCGCGGCTTTCATTCGACGGGATTCGCCCCGGAAATATCGAAGCAGCCGACTATATGATGATTCTGCGATTGCGCGACCCGGACCGCAATCTGGTCGTGCTGGCACAGCCGAGGAGTTAGTGCATTTTCCAGCAGAGATGCGAAGCGCCTGCGCAGGCAAATCGTTCACTGGATGGATGGCTTGTCCCGCTCCAACCGGAGCTGCTCTAAACGAGGGCGTCGAGCCCGTTATTGATGCCATCGGCGCGCGGCGTGAAGCCATGTCCCTCGCTTCCGTGCAGAACAAGTGCGGGCATCAGCGAGAGACCGGCGCGGCTTCCTCGTATTCCTGTCACGACGATACGGATTGCTGCCGCATCCGGGCGCGGCTGGACCGGAACGATTCTCAGGCCGCCGAACCGTCCCGACAGGGCTTCGAGAATGGGAGAGATGGAACCGGGCCGCGCGATGATGGCGATGCCGCCGCCGGGTTTCACGATTGCTGCCGCAGTGCGCACCCATTGTTCGAACATGCCTTCGGGCATGACATGCGCTTCCGCCTTCAGGGGGTCGGGCGTGCTGCGATCCCGCGCTTCGTTGAAGGGCGGGTTCATGATGGCGAAATCGAAGCTGTTGTCGGCAAGTCCGGCGGCGATGCGCGCCTTGCCTCTCAGGGCCACATCGGCTTCGATTACATTGACGCGGTCGGCCAGAGCCGCATTCAGCGGATGGTCGATGCTCTTGCGGGCAAAACCGGCCATGAAAGCGGAGCGCTCGACAAGGGTGACGGTGGCGCCAGCGCAGCGGGAGGCGACGGCAAGCCCGGCAGCACCCGCGCCGCTGCCAAGATCGGCAACGCGTCCGGCAAAGCCGTTCGGAACCGCACTGGCCAGAATCATCGCATCCACACCGGAGCGATGGCCCTTCAATGCGGGCTGGACGAGGTGAAATGCCCCACGATGGAACACATCGAGGGTTTCTCCTGCGTCATTTTCGGTTTCCGGATTCATTGATCGCGCAGTTCGTGTTCAATCTTGGCATCGATCAGGATTTGCCGTGCTTCCTCAACCTGGTCATCGCTGACCAGAAGGCGGCGCGGCAAAACGCCGAGAGAACCTTCAATGATGCTCATATTCGTGTCTGCGATGAAATAAGCGATCCCCGCCTCTTTCATCAAGGCTTCGGCAAAGGACAGCAGAACGGAATCATTCGTACGGATAAGTTCGATCATGTGAACACTTTGTAGCGAATGCACCGCATTGACAACAGCTTCCTTCAATGGTGAACAGGCGTCGGAATAGTAACGCTCGGGAGCGCTTTGGGGGCGCTATGGAGCCAGTTGCGACTTGAGCAATCCGGTCCCTTTCAATAATGTGGCCGGGCAGCTAGGAGAAATGGCATTGGGTTTGGTTCTGAATCTGGACGGTAAAAAGAAACAGGAAGGATCGGTTCAGCCGCTCGTCGATCTGACGAAAGCCGATATGGCGCGGGTGAACGAGATGATCCTTTCCCGCGCCGGGTCCGATGTCGAAATGATACCGGAAGTTGCCAATCATCTGATTTCCTCTGGCGGCAAGCGCCTGCGTCCCATGATGACGCTCGCAGCCGCCCGCATGTTCGGCTACGAAGGCGATGGCCATGTGCGTCTCGCCACCGCCGTGGAGTTCATGCACACCGCAACGCTTCTGCATGACGATGTGGTCGATGAAAGCGATCTGCGTCGCGGCAAAAGCACGGCGCGCATGATCTGGGGCAATCAGGCGAGCGTTCTCGTCGGCGATTTCCTTCTGGGGCAGGCCTTCAAGATGATGGTCGACGTCGGCTCGCTCGACGCGCTGGACGTTCTGGCAACCTCGGCCTCGGTGATCGCCGAAGGCGAAGTGATGCAGCTTGCCGCCGCCAAGAACATGGAAACCACCGAGGACGAATATCTGGCGGTTATCAAGGCCAAGACTGCGGCGCTGTTTTCGGCTGCCGGTGAAGTCGGCCCGATCATCGCTGGCGCGCGGCCGGCGGATCGCGTAGCCTTGCGCGACTACGGCCTCAATCTCGGCCTTGCCTTCCAGCTCGTCGATGACGCGCTGGATTACGGCGGTTCGGCAGCCGATCTCGGCAAGAATACCGGCGACGATTTCCGCGAAGGCAAGATTACCCTCCCGGTTATATTGAGCTATCGCCGCGGCACCGACGATGAGCGCGCTTTCTGGAAACACGCGATCGAAGAGGGCGCAAGCGACGACGCATCCTTGCAGAAGGCCATCGGCCTGATGACGAAGCACGGCGCGATTGCCGACACCGTGCAGCGCGCGCGCCATTTCGGCGAGATCGCCCGCGACGCCCTGGCGCCTTTGAAAGCGACGCCGCAAAAGGACGCGCTGATCGAAGTCATCGATTTCTGCATCAGCCGCGTGAACTGACCGGCCAGCATCCTTGCAGGCCAAGAATACTCGGGAAAAGCATTCTATCACGGATGCTTTTCTTGCCCCGCCATCCCAAAAAGGCCATGCTTGGGGTGCCTTTTCCGGCAAAGAGACAGCGCGCCCGGCACTTCGGAGCTTTTGTGGTTTGCTTGCCGGTATCTGTCACAGGGATTTGAGAAGAGGATAGGGCTTTATGCGGCAAGGATCGAAATACCGCCCGCTTTATGGTTTGCTGCTCTCGCTTCTGGCGGGAATTGCAATCCCGGCAAGCGGCGCTTTGGCCAAGGCGACAACCGATCCTGCATCGCCCCCTGTCCGCGCCGGTTCGTTCGCCGGGGCATATCTTGCCGCCCGCACAGCCGAATCCGACAACAATCTCGCCGCTGCCGTGGATTTCTACCGTCAGGCCATGGCCTTCGACCCGGGCAATGCGCAGATCAAGCAGGACCTGCTGCTGGTCTTGCTGACCGAAGGCCGGTTCAACGACGCGCTGCCTCTGGCGGAAGAGCTGAAGAATGTTC from Brucella intermedia LMG 3301 harbors:
- a CDS encoding VOC family protein, yielding MVLTTIVAQLSCSELERSTEWFATIFDRNPDARPMQGLAEWHHGPSAGFQLYQNPADAGHGTLTLIVGDVRAEHARLSFDGIRPGNIEAADYMMILRLRDPDRNLVVLAQPRS
- a CDS encoding tRNA1(Val) (adenine(37)-N6)-methyltransferase, with the protein product MNPETENDAGETLDVFHRGAFHLVQPALKGHRSGVDAMILASAVPNGFAGRVADLGSGAGAAGLAVASRCAGATVTLVERSAFMAGFARKSIDHPLNAALADRVNVIEADVALRGKARIAAGLADNSFDFAIMNPPFNEARDRSTPDPLKAEAHVMPEGMFEQWVRTAAAIVKPGGGIAIIARPGSISPILEALSGRFGGLRIVPVQPRPDAAAIRIVVTGIRGSRAGLSLMPALVLHGSEGHGFTPRADGINNGLDALV
- a CDS encoding polyprenyl synthetase family protein — its product is MGLVLNLDGKKKQEGSVQPLVDLTKADMARVNEMILSRAGSDVEMIPEVANHLISSGGKRLRPMMTLAAARMFGYEGDGHVRLATAVEFMHTATLLHDDVVDESDLRRGKSTARMIWGNQASVLVGDFLLGQAFKMMVDVGSLDALDVLATSASVIAEGEVMQLAAAKNMETTEDEYLAVIKAKTAALFSAAGEVGPIIAGARPADRVALRDYGLNLGLAFQLVDDALDYGGSAADLGKNTGDDFREGKITLPVILSYRRGTDDERAFWKHAIEEGASDDASLQKAIGLMTKHGAIADTVQRARHFGEIARDALAPLKATPQKDALIEVIDFCISRVN
- the nhaA gene encoding Na+/H+ antiporter NhaA, whose translation is MNHSSNNSRPVSIMRRFLDSESAGGISLMVAAALALIVANSPFSHVYFEALHLYIGPLSLSHWINDALMAVFFLLVGLEIKREFLDGQLASWPNRMLPGIAAAGGVILPAIIFSALNWHDPVKLRGWAVPSATDIAFALGVLSLLGSRVPSSLKVFLATLAILDDLAAVVIIAIFYTAEISMPYLGGAFAAAIVLLIMNRMGVMKLLPYLIGGAVLWFFVLNSGVHATVAGVVTALMIPLKPAPGKPDDMSSPLHVLEHALAKPVAFIIVPVFGFANAGISFAGLDASVMRDTLTLGIMLGLFIGKQLGVFGAAWLAIKTGLAQKPLGATWTQLYGVAILCGIGFTMSIFIGLLSFPSDLMQAETKIGVLAGSGLSAICGYILLRLVTRPKSA
- a CDS encoding DUF2007 domain-containing protein, producing the protein MIELIRTNDSVLLSFAEALMKEAGIAYFIADTNMSIIEGSLGVLPRRLLVSDDQVEEARQILIDAKIEHELRDQ
- a CDS encoding S49 family peptidase, which produces MPGLLTRLVPRRFRPVSIEIPVVRLHGAIMSGGSAFRPSLSIASTAAILEKAFTDKEAPAVAISLNSPGGSPVQSRLIYRRIRDLAAEHQKKVFIFVEDVAASGGYMIALAGDEIIADPSSIVGSIGVVSASFGFPELLKKIGVERRVYTAGSNKVTLDPFQPEKKADIERLKSLQLEIHETFIDMVKERRGAKLAEDQDLFTGLFWTGIKAQQLGLIDGLGDMRSFLRKTYGDKVKLKLVEQKRSLLGRKVPGVDMALANLEPASIAAHLGDGLLSVAEEKALWARYGL
- a CDS encoding membrane protein, giving the protein MPQLIFLLLIIAAAWYGYRSFKREASRVSQRVRQAEKEAQNRAHGTLVQDPKTGEYYVKKD